The DNA segment GTACACCGTACGGCTGATGGCGGCGAGTATTCTACAATGTCGAACTTTATAAATAATTATTACAAACCGGGACCATTGACACCTAAAGACAGCAATGTAGGATGGCGTATCGTTAAGTCGGAAAGTCGTAGTAACAAACTATTCCCATTCAAACAATATGGCCGTGTATATGCAGAAGGCAATATAGTAGAGGGATATGATGCCATTACCAAAAACAACTGGGCAGGTGGAATACAAACTTCAGATAAAGACGGTGATCTTGATCCGGAAGAATTGGCTTTGATGCATTCTTATGAGCCATTTGTAATGCCATATATTAAAATTCTTCCTAAAGAGCAGACATACGATTATGTATTGAATAATGTAGGCGCAACAATTCCAAAGCGTGACATCGTAGACCAAAGAGTTATAGATGAAGTACGCACCGGAAACGTATATTATGTAAAGAAATTACCGAAGGTTAATCCTTATGGAGACGTATGGGGACTTAGCTCTAAATCTCAGGCTCCTGACGGATCATTCAAATATCGTCGCCTGTCAAAGGATTCTTATATGCAGGGCATTATCACAGACCCTCGTCAGATGGGTGGATATCCTGAGTATAAAGGCAAACCTTATAAGGACAGCGATGGAGATGGAATGCCAGATGAATGGGAGAAAGCCAATGGCCTTAATCCTAACGATCCTAGCGATGCCAACCAAGACTGTAATGGTGACGGATATACCAACATTGAAAAGTACATCAATGGTATAAGTACAAAGACCAAGGTTAATTGGAGTGATTTGAAAAACAATCATGATACATTGGCCGAACAGGGAAAACTTTAAATATTTGGTGCATTGAAAAAGATAATCATTTTAGCTTTATTGTCAATACTGACAATTCAGATGTCGGCAGTAGAACTTGATAGTAATGGTCGTGATACGGCTTATGTATCAACAATACTTAAACGCTCTCAGAAAATTGTTGACCAACTGGGTCTTAAAGATAAGTATGCATCTAGACAAGTGCTGAACATAATAGCCAACAGATACTTTAAGTTGAATGATATTCATGAGAGCTGTGCCGGTAAGATAAAGAGTGCCAAAGATTCGCTATCAGGTAAGGCAAAACAGTATGCCGTAGAATATGCCCAGAACGAATGTGATGCGCAACTGTACAAGCATCACTTTGAATTTGCAGCTGATTTGTCTTTATATCTCAATGAAAAGCAGATCGAGGCTGTAAAGGACGGACTTACTTATGGAGTGGTTAAAGTAACTTACGATGCGACTCTCGATATGATACCTACTCTGAAACCAGAAGAGAAAGCTCAGATCTTGGCGTGGCTAAAAGAAGCTAGAGAATTCTCTATGGATGCAGAAAACTCTAACAAGAAACATGAATGGTTTGGCAAATACAAAGGCAGAATAAATAACTATCTGGCCAAACGTGGTTATGATCTTGTTAAAGAGCGAGAAGGATGGTACAAGCGCATTGATTCAAAAAAGAATAAAAAATGAATAGATTTTACCAACTCGTAGTTCTAATAATTTTAAATTTTGGGGTTGCACATGCTAATGTGCAACCTTCTATGTTAGATTATTCATATTGTGGTTATCACCAGTCGGAAACGGCGATACCAAATGCAAAAAATGTTATCTTTGTAGGTAACAAATCCGGTGATAATTATCAGCGCATACAGAATGCTGTGGATTATGTGTCGGGCTTGAAACCGAATAAAAAGACTGGATTACGAGGATCTGTTTTAATTGGTGATGGTATTTTTGAAATATCTCAACCTATAAGAATCTCAGCATCTGGAGTAATAATAAGAGGTTCGGGTCGTGAAAAGACCATTATCCGAAAGATGGGTGTTGACCGTGGAGCTGCTGTATATATTGAGGGTAAAAATGATTTAAAGGTTATTGATACGCTTGATATTGTTACACCTTATGTAGCTGTAAATGCACATCAGTTTGCTGTATCGCGTGGCGGTGCATTAAAAAAGGGTGAAGACGTAATGATTTTCCGTCCTAGCACTAAAGAGTGGATACAGTCTGTAAAGTGTAATATATTTGGAGGTGGACTAGACTGGTTGGGATGGAAACCTACCGATATAGATGTAAACTGGAGTAGAACGATTGTTGCCGCCGATGGCAATAATGTTACAATAGATGCACCAATAACAGTTGCTCTAGATAAGAAATGGGGCGACTGTAAAGTGTTGCGCTATAAATGGAATGGCAGAATAAGCGAATCGGGGGTGGAAAATCTTACTATCGAATCTGATTATGATAAAAAATACCCCAAAGATGAAGATCACTGTTGGAATGGAATCTATATATCAGCAGCAAAAGATTGTTGGGTAAGGCAGGTATACTTCAAGAATATGGCAGGCAGCGCAGTGATCGTTCAGCGTACAGGCCAGCAAATAACAGTAGAAGACTGTATATCATATAATCCGGTTTCGGAGATAGGAGGCTTTCGCCGTTGTACATTCTATACACTGGGCGAAAAATGTCTATTCCAACGTTGTTATTCGGTAAAAGGTATCAACGACTTCTGTGCTGGATATTGTGCAGCTGGACCTAATGCGTTTGTGCAGTGCGACAGTCAGGAATCTCTAGGATTCAGTGGCTCAATTTCATCTTGGGCTACAGGCTTGTTATTTGACATAGTAAACATAGATGGTAATGATCTTAAGTTTACGAATCTTGGTCAGGATAAATTTGGCGCAGGTTGGAATACAGCCAACAGTACATTCTGGCAATGCACTGCATCCGAGCTATATTGTTCATCACCGGCAGATGATGCAAAAAACTATGCAATAGGATGCTGGGGACAATTTGAAGGCGATGGTGAATGGTCGGAATCAAACAATCATGTTCAACCAAGAAGTCTTTATTACGATTTGTTGAAGAAAAGGTTAGGTCATGATATTGATGCCCAAAGTCACATATTGCCTCGCAATACAGATGCATCAAGTAATCCATCCTTAGAAGAGGCAGCCCGAATGGCGCAAGAGGCACTTACAAAGCCACGTCTTACTTTAGAAAAATGGATTAAAGATGCAACTTTTACAGCATCAGTTTCGCCTTTAGGACTGAAGTCGGTAGAAAATACGAAAGACGATTTGACCTCTGCAGAAGTAAAACATTCATTTGGAGTTAAAAATGGAAAACTTTTGATGGACGATATGCTTATCGTTGGTGGTAAACATAATACGCCATGGTGGGCTGGTAGAATAAAAGATAACTGGCTTTCTCAGGCCTCGTATGCACTTACACGTTTTGTACCCGGACGTGAAGGCTATGGACTTACCGATAATATAGACTCGGTAGTAGCGCAAATGAAACGAGAAAACACATCTGTATTTAGTCAGAACTATGGTTTGTGGTATGATTTACGCAGGGATGATCATGAACGTATACGTAGACGTGATGGAGATGTATGGGCACCATTTTATGAACAGTCTTTTGCTCGTTGTGGCGAAGGAACAGCATGGGATGGACTGAGCAAATACGATCTTAATAAATTAAATAAGTGGTATTTCTATCGTCTTAAGCAATTTGCACAGAAAGGCGAGAATAATGGACTCCTACTTTTTAATGAACACTATTTCCAGCATAATATTTTGGAAGCAGGAGCGCACTGGGTGGACTGCCCTTGGCGCACAGTTAATAATATTAATAATACCGGTTTTCCAGAACCCGTACCTTTCACCGGAGATAAACGCCTGTTCATGGCAGAATATTTCTATAATGAGAATGACAGTATTCGTAGAGCATTGCACAAAAATTATATTATGAATATTCTTGATCAATTTGCAGATAATCCCAATGTGATTCATTCTATTGGTGAAGAGTTTACTGGGCCTCTGCATTTTGTAAGATTCTGGGTTGACTGTGTGCGCGAATGGGAACAGAAAACAGGAAAGCGTCCACTAATCGCACTATCTGTAAATAAGGATGTGCAAGATTCTATATTGTGCGACAAAGAGCGTTCTAAAGTGATAGATATAATAGATATAGAGCAATGGCTATATCATAGTAAAGGCCTTTATGCACCAGATGGAGGCGTTAATATCGCTCCAAGACAATTTCTTAGAAAGGCACGCTTAGGGTCAATAAGATTTGAAGATGTATATAGATCTGTTTTAGAATATACTACAAAATACCCTGATAAAGCTGTAGTATATTATGCTCAGAAATTCCCTGAGATGTGTTGGGCTGTTCTTATGGCAGGCGGTTCTTGCCCTGCAATACCTGTATCGGATAAGACATTTCTTAGAGACATAGCAAAGATGAAACCCGTAGTAAATAATACTGTTAATGCTACTGATTGTTATCAGTTGGTAGAAGAAAGAACGGGTACTGTGCTATACAATAACTCAGATAAGCAAGCCAAGGTAGCTTTACCTTCTGGCAAGTATATTGTTAGCAGTGTTAATACCCAGACTGGATATATTAAAGCTAGAGGTACGATAACAATCAAGAATGGTATTTATACCACTAGCGATAAAGGCTTAGTTTGGCTAAAGAGAATTTAAATACCAAAAAAGATCAATTACAAAATGGGAAAAATTGATATTGTATCAGTTTTTCCCATTATTATGTTAGATAGTGCGTATCAAAAAAGTAAAAGCAGTTTAACTTTGCAGCGTAAAGAAAAACCTTATACTAATGATATCTACTAACAAGGAAGTAATCTTAGATTTACTTAATGCATTTCAATCTGGTGACGATAAGTCATTCTCGAAATTGTATGACATATACGCTGATGTGTTATTTAATTATGGTTGTTGTCTTACTCAAGACAAAGAACTGATAAAAGATTGCATACACGATGTGTTTATTAAGT comes from the Xylanibacter oryzae DSM 17970 genome and includes:
- a CDS encoding DUF3826 domain-containing protein; its protein translation is MKKIIILALLSILTIQMSAVELDSNGRDTAYVSTILKRSQKIVDQLGLKDKYASRQVLNIIANRYFKLNDIHESCAGKIKSAKDSLSGKAKQYAVEYAQNECDAQLYKHHFEFAADLSLYLNEKQIEAVKDGLTYGVVKVTYDATLDMIPTLKPEEKAQILAWLKEAREFSMDAENSNKKHEWFGKYKGRINNYLAKRGYDLVKEREGWYKRIDSKKNKK
- a CDS encoding DUF6298 domain-containing protein, which translates into the protein MNRFYQLVVLIILNFGVAHANVQPSMLDYSYCGYHQSETAIPNAKNVIFVGNKSGDNYQRIQNAVDYVSGLKPNKKTGLRGSVLIGDGIFEISQPIRISASGVIIRGSGREKTIIRKMGVDRGAAVYIEGKNDLKVIDTLDIVTPYVAVNAHQFAVSRGGALKKGEDVMIFRPSTKEWIQSVKCNIFGGGLDWLGWKPTDIDVNWSRTIVAADGNNVTIDAPITVALDKKWGDCKVLRYKWNGRISESGVENLTIESDYDKKYPKDEDHCWNGIYISAAKDCWVRQVYFKNMAGSAVIVQRTGQQITVEDCISYNPVSEIGGFRRCTFYTLGEKCLFQRCYSVKGINDFCAGYCAAGPNAFVQCDSQESLGFSGSISSWATGLLFDIVNIDGNDLKFTNLGQDKFGAGWNTANSTFWQCTASELYCSSPADDAKNYAIGCWGQFEGDGEWSESNNHVQPRSLYYDLLKKRLGHDIDAQSHILPRNTDASSNPSLEEAARMAQEALTKPRLTLEKWIKDATFTASVSPLGLKSVENTKDDLTSAEVKHSFGVKNGKLLMDDMLIVGGKHNTPWWAGRIKDNWLSQASYALTRFVPGREGYGLTDNIDSVVAQMKRENTSVFSQNYGLWYDLRRDDHERIRRRDGDVWAPFYEQSFARCGEGTAWDGLSKYDLNKLNKWYFYRLKQFAQKGENNGLLLFNEHYFQHNILEAGAHWVDCPWRTVNNINNTGFPEPVPFTGDKRLFMAEYFYNENDSIRRALHKNYIMNILDQFADNPNVIHSIGEEFTGPLHFVRFWVDCVREWEQKTGKRPLIALSVNKDVQDSILCDKERSKVIDIIDIEQWLYHSKGLYAPDGGVNIAPRQFLRKARLGSIRFEDVYRSVLEYTTKYPDKAVVYYAQKFPEMCWAVLMAGGSCPAIPVSDKTFLRDIAKMKPVVNNTVNATDCYQLVEERTGTVLYNNSDKQAKVALPSGKYIVSSVNTQTGYIKARGTITIKNGIYTTSDKGLVWLKRI